From Proteiniborus sp. MB09-C3, the proteins below share one genomic window:
- a CDS encoding DUF421 domain-containing protein, with product MKTVIEVIVQTLLAFFSILYITRLLGRQQVSQLTFHEYINGITFGSIAATLATDVDQRTWQHFIGLILFGALTFLVSYVTMKSRTISKVLEGEPLIVIQNGKILERNLKIARYHMDELNGLLREAGCFSPGDVEYGLLEPNGKLSIIKKGDKRTVTLGDLNLVPSPDTIPTELIIGGQIIYDNLKKMKIDGKTLINNLKMYGVSKIDEVMYATIDHSGNWYVDKFEDKLAEKLDMSEDNKGI from the coding sequence TTGAAAACAGTTATTGAAGTTATTGTGCAAACATTGCTGGCTTTTTTTTCAATATTATATATCACTAGATTGCTAGGAAGACAACAGGTATCCCAATTGACCTTTCATGAATACATAAATGGCATTACATTTGGTTCAATTGCCGCAACTCTTGCAACAGATGTTGACCAAAGAACCTGGCAGCATTTCATTGGATTAATATTATTTGGAGCACTAACTTTCTTAGTATCCTATGTAACTATGAAAAGCAGGACAATAAGCAAGGTTCTTGAGGGAGAACCATTAATAGTAATACAAAACGGAAAAATACTAGAAAGAAATTTGAAAATTGCTAGATACCATATGGATGAGCTAAATGGGCTTTTAAGAGAGGCGGGTTGTTTTTCACCTGGTGATGTTGAATATGGACTTTTAGAACCGAATGGAAAACTAAGCATAATTAAAAAAGGAGATAAAAGAACTGTTACACTAGGAGACTTAAACCTAGTGCCAAGTCCCGACACAATCCCTACAGAATTAATCATAGGAGGTCAAATTATTTATGATAATCTAAAGAAAATGAAAATAGATGGTAAAACGTTAATAAATAATCTAAAAATGTATGGAGTCAGTAAGATTGATGAAGTAATGTATGCCACCATAGATCATAGTGGAAACTGGTATGTAGATAAATTTGAAGACAAACTAGCTGAAAAACTTGATATGAGCGAAGATAATAAAGGTATTTAA
- a CDS encoding ZIP family metal transporter: MANIINSENVILVGIITSIIAGFSTGIGALPIFFTKNVSNKALDVMLGFAAGVMLAATSFSLVIPAIEAGGGGFKGASITLVGILLGGIFLDFTDKHSPHMHLLDKREEGNTASLAKMWLFIIAITIHNFPEGLAVGVGFGGGNVANGLSIALGISLQNLPEGLAVALALVREKYSTKKAFLIAMLTGLVEPIGSFIGLLLVNIAKPLLPLILAFAAGAMLFVISDEIIPETHKNGYERQATYGILIGFVIMMFLDVTLG; encoded by the coding sequence ATGGCAAATATTATAAACTCAGAAAATGTTATTTTAGTTGGAATTATAACAAGTATAATAGCTGGTTTTTCTACTGGCATAGGGGCTCTTCCTATATTCTTTACAAAAAATGTTTCTAATAAGGCACTTGATGTAATGCTAGGCTTCGCAGCTGGAGTCATGCTGGCAGCTACTTCCTTTTCCTTAGTTATTCCAGCTATAGAAGCTGGTGGTGGAGGATTTAAGGGGGCTAGTATTACCTTAGTTGGAATATTACTTGGAGGGATATTTTTAGATTTCACAGATAAGCATTCTCCTCATATGCATCTTCTTGATAAACGTGAAGAAGGTAACACAGCATCTCTGGCTAAAATGTGGCTATTTATAATAGCTATAACAATCCACAACTTTCCCGAGGGTCTTGCTGTAGGTGTTGGATTTGGAGGAGGAAATGTAGCTAATGGGTTATCAATTGCTCTAGGTATAAGCCTTCAAAACCTTCCTGAAGGATTGGCAGTGGCATTGGCCCTTGTGAGAGAAAAATATTCTACAAAGAAAGCCTTCTTAATTGCTATGCTGACAGGACTGGTAGAACCCATAGGATCATTTATTGGATTATTGCTGGTAAATATTGCGAAGCCCTTACTTCCTCTAATATTGGCCTTTGCAGCTGGAGCAATGCTATTTGTTATCAGTGATGAGATAATACCAGAAACTCACAAAAATGGCTATGAAAGGCAAGCTACTTATGGGATACTTATAGGATTTGTTATAATGATGTTTTTAGATGTAACTTTGGGATAG
- a CDS encoding ATP-binding protein, which produces MFNTVFKRLVSVYLVVILIIFAVLGVSMMKMFENYYFEKKSEALIAEGQKLNSTVIKYLNNQVTYERLGIEMESIERFLNAKIWIIDKMGYVYGVSSRSETKWIGRQLTEGDIVNVLKGNVVAKRGSYDEYFGGPVMTVGIPIFINGRVENGIFMHSPIYEIKETLNETYKIIIYSMLISMVIAVVLLYFISQKISKPIKEINEITKVIASGEFNKRVSIMSKDEIGQLAISFNHMAVELDRLEEMRKGFIADVSHELRTPLTLIKGYVKGLMDVQLSEERKEEYLDIIYKETDRLTELINNLLDLSKMESGKNMLNVEKFDINELIRRNIINYSNKLEDKDINVEANFKFDPVLVMADKESISQVISNLVDNAIKFMNNGGCLFIDTDIKEDKALISIKDTGIGISEEDLNNIWQRFYKGDKSRSRQVKGTGLGLSIVKEIIKSHNEQIWVESKAGEGTVFSFTLSLCNNE; this is translated from the coding sequence TTGTTTAATACAGTATTTAAGAGACTAGTATCCGTATATCTTGTTGTAATACTGATTATTTTTGCCGTACTAGGAGTATCTATGATGAAAATGTTTGAGAACTACTATTTTGAAAAAAAGAGTGAAGCATTGATTGCCGAGGGACAGAAGCTTAACTCTACAGTAATAAAGTATCTTAACAATCAAGTCACCTATGAGAGACTTGGAATAGAGATGGAATCTATAGAAAGATTTTTGAATGCCAAGATATGGATTATAGATAAAATGGGATATGTATATGGTGTTTCAAGTCGATCTGAGACAAAATGGATTGGAAGACAGCTTACGGAAGGTGATATTGTAAATGTGTTAAAAGGAAATGTTGTGGCTAAACGAGGAAGCTATGATGAATATTTTGGCGGACCAGTTATGACAGTAGGGATTCCCATATTCATAAATGGGAGAGTGGAGAATGGAATTTTTATGCACTCACCAATATATGAAATTAAAGAAACCTTGAATGAAACATATAAAATAATTATCTATTCAATGCTTATATCGATGGTCATTGCAGTAGTACTGCTTTATTTCATTTCTCAAAAGATTTCAAAGCCAATAAAAGAGATAAATGAAATAACTAAAGTCATAGCTTCAGGAGAATTTAACAAAAGGGTATCAATAATGTCAAAGGATGAGATAGGACAGCTGGCTATTTCATTTAATCACATGGCAGTAGAATTAGATAGACTAGAAGAAATGAGAAAGGGCTTTATAGCAGATGTTTCTCATGAGCTAAGAACACCATTGACACTAATAAAAGGGTATGTCAAAGGACTTATGGATGTACAGCTATCTGAGGAAAGAAAAGAAGAATATTTAGACATAATATATAAAGAGACAGATAGACTTACTGAGCTCATAAACAATCTGCTTGATTTATCTAAAATGGAGTCAGGAAAAAACATGTTAAATGTAGAGAAATTTGATATCAATGAGTTAATTAGAAGAAATATAATTAATTACAGCAATAAGCTTGAAGATAAGGATATTAATGTAGAAGCTAATTTTAAATTCGATCCTGTATTGGTAATGGCGGATAAAGAAAGTATTTCCCAGGTAATATCGAACTTAGTAGATAATGCAATAAAATTCATGAATAATGGTGGCTGTTTGTTTATTGATACTGACATAAAAGAAGATAAAGCCTTAATATCAATAAAGGATACAGGTATAGGCATATCAGAAGAGGATTTAAATAATATTTGGCAAAGATTTTATAAAGGGGACAAGTCAAGATCCAGACAAGTAAAAGGAACGGGACTTGGTCTTTCTATAGTAAAAGAAATAATAAAAAGCCATAATGAACAAATATGGGTAGAAAGTAAAGCTGGAGAAGGGACAGTATTTAGTTTTACTCTAAGCCTTTGTAATAATGAATGA
- a CDS encoding cation:proton antiporter, which produces MFLYQLSIILAAGAFGGYISRKLNQPAVLGQLIFGILIGPSLFKLVEPTETFTHLADLGVVLLMFIAGLETDIDEMIEAGKASFSIAVGGVIVPIILGMGASILFKINIEESFFIGVILAATSVSITVETLREINKLKTKQGITILSAAVIDDVIGIILLSLVSGFINPSEGQNIVLVIAKLLGFFILAMGLGFLVVKLANKFFSLKNTTRNVTIIGLIFCLGFAFVSEEMGVAAITGAYIAGIILSSTPFKQKVSYGVQELSYLLLTPVFFVVTGMKVDISHMLNDLTFGIVLMLAAVLGKLIGCGFVANLLKFSKKESLQIGLGMIPRGEVALIVTDIGLRLGVVPKGLFAAIIFMIVATTMITPPLLKKSFEKTV; this is translated from the coding sequence ATGTTTTTATATCAGCTTTCTATTATTTTAGCAGCAGGAGCTTTTGGAGGTTACATATCTAGAAAATTAAATCAACCTGCCGTGTTAGGACAACTCATCTTTGGTATTTTAATTGGACCATCACTTTTTAAATTAGTTGAACCCACAGAAACCTTTACTCATTTAGCTGATTTAGGTGTGGTGCTTTTAATGTTTATTGCAGGATTAGAAACAGATATTGATGAAATGATTGAAGCAGGAAAGGCTTCTTTTTCTATTGCAGTAGGAGGAGTTATTGTACCTATAATTTTGGGTATGGGCGCAAGTATTTTATTCAAGATCAATATTGAGGAAAGCTTTTTCATAGGAGTAATATTAGCTGCTACTAGTGTTAGTATAACTGTAGAAACCCTAAGAGAAATTAATAAATTAAAAACTAAACAAGGTATAACTATTCTTAGTGCAGCTGTTATAGATGACGTCATTGGCATTATATTGCTATCCTTGGTTTCTGGATTTATTAATCCAAGTGAAGGGCAAAATATTGTTTTAGTAATAGCAAAGCTACTTGGTTTCTTTATATTAGCTATGGGGTTAGGATTTTTGGTGGTAAAGCTTGCAAACAAATTTTTCAGTCTCAAAAATACTACCAGAAACGTAACTATAATAGGCTTGATATTCTGTCTTGGATTTGCCTTTGTATCTGAGGAAATGGGAGTAGCTGCGATTACTGGAGCTTACATAGCTGGTATAATACTATCTAGCACACCTTTCAAGCAAAAAGTATCTTACGGAGTGCAGGAGCTTTCTTATTTACTTTTAACACCTGTCTTTTTTGTAGTTACTGGTATGAAGGTTGATATCTCCCACATGTTAAATGACTTAACTTTTGGTATTGTACTAATGCTGGCAGCAGTATTAGGCAAGCTTATAGGCTGTGGTTTTGTAGCTAATCTTTTGAAGTTCAGTAAAAAAGAATCCTTACAAATTGGCTTAGGTATGATCCCTAGAGGTGAGGTTGCATTAATTGTTACCGATATTGGATTAAGGCTTGGAGTTGTTCCAAAGGGACTTTTTGCTGCCATAATATTTATGATAGTAGCTACTACTATGATTACACCACCTTTATTAAAAAAATCTTTTGAAAAAACCGTCTAA
- the pepT gene encoding peptidase T, which translates to MKKVVDRFLNYVAIDTKSEYDSPSFPSSKKQFDLANLLVKELNEIGLKDVSVDQNCYVMATLPSNTDKAVPVIGFIAHMDTSPDMSGENVKPKIVENYDGNNIVLNKENNIILSPKDFPELKNYIGKTLITTDGTTLLGADDKAGIAEIITAVEYLVNNPQIKHGDIKIAFTPDEEVGRGADYFNVDKFNADFAYTVDGGGLGELEYENFNAAGVKLVIKGRNVHPGTAKNKMINSIEIAMELNSMLPENQKPKYTEGYEGFFLLSSLNGEVEETKASYIIRDHFKDKFEEKKALMQKVVDFLNDKYGEGTVQVEISDQYYNMKEKIEPVMHIVDTAKKAMEKLGITPIITPVRGGTDGARLSYMGLPCPNLFTGGHNYHGKYEFICTESMEKAVHVILKVIELYSK; encoded by the coding sequence ATGAAAAAAGTAGTTGATAGGTTCTTAAATTATGTGGCTATAGACACAAAATCAGAATATGATTCTCCAAGCTTTCCTAGTTCAAAAAAACAGTTTGATTTAGCAAATCTTTTGGTAAAGGAATTAAATGAAATAGGGCTTAAAGATGTATCGGTAGACCAAAATTGCTATGTTATGGCTACTCTTCCTTCAAATACAGATAAGGCTGTACCTGTTATAGGCTTTATTGCCCATATGGATACTAGCCCTGATATGTCAGGAGAAAATGTAAAGCCTAAAATAGTTGAAAACTATGATGGTAATAATATTGTATTAAATAAAGAAAACAACATCATTTTATCTCCAAAGGATTTTCCAGAATTGAAAAATTATATAGGAAAAACTTTAATCACTACAGATGGTACTACTTTATTAGGAGCCGATGATAAAGCAGGTATAGCAGAAATAATTACTGCTGTAGAATACTTAGTAAATAATCCACAAATAAAGCATGGAGATATAAAGATTGCTTTTACACCAGATGAAGAAGTAGGAAGAGGTGCAGATTATTTTAATGTAGATAAGTTTAATGCAGATTTTGCATATACAGTAGACGGTGGTGGATTAGGAGAACTTGAATATGAGAATTTCAACGCTGCTGGAGTTAAGCTAGTTATCAAGGGTAGAAATGTACACCCAGGGACTGCTAAAAATAAGATGATAAATTCAATAGAAATAGCTATGGAATTAAATTCTATGCTTCCTGAAAATCAAAAACCAAAATATACAGAAGGCTATGAAGGATTCTTCCTTCTTTCATCCTTAAATGGCGAGGTTGAGGAAACAAAAGCAAGCTATATAATAAGGGACCACTTTAAAGATAAGTTTGAAGAAAAAAAGGCTCTTATGCAAAAAGTAGTAGATTTCTTAAATGATAAATACGGTGAAGGTACTGTTCAGGTAGAAATAAGTGATCAGTACTACAATATGAAGGAAAAAATAGAACCAGTAATGCATATAGTTGACACGGCTAAAAAAGCAATGGAGAAGCTAGGTATAACTCCTATAATAACACCTGTACGCGGTGGTACTGATGGAGCAAGATTATCCTATATGGGACTGCCTTGTCCTAATTTATTTACAGGTGGACACAATTATCATGGAAAATATGAATTTATATGTACAGAATCTATGGAAAAGGCTGTTCATGTTATTTTAAAGGTTATTGAGTTATATAGCAAATAA
- a CDS encoding aspartyl-phosphate phosphatase Spo0E family protein, with the protein MCDCSSEDVKVAIEIKQAELNKLLEDEIIDKIKALELSVELDKLIYRYYSYKM; encoded by the coding sequence ATGTGCGATTGTTCTAGTGAAGATGTAAAAGTTGCTATAGAAATAAAACAGGCAGAATTAAATAAGCTTTTAGAAGATGAGATCATAGATAAGATAAAAGCCCTAGAGCTAAGTGTTGAGTTGGACAAGCTTATATATAGATATTATAGCTATAAGATGTAG
- a CDS encoding 2-hydroxyacid dehydrogenase — MKIAVLEPLGITEKEIRAIAKPITDKGHELIIYNDKVTEIEALKERTKDMDVVVLANMPLKGEVIESSDKLKLISVAFTGVDHVDLEVCKENHIVVSNSAGYSTPSVSELTYGLIISLLRNIVPLDDASRKGKTMTGFNQADLYGKTLGVIGTGAIGKRVAEIGLAFGCKVLAYNRTENEELKNKGVTYLPLEELLGESDIVTIHLPLTKDTRGLIDARKLKLMKENALLINTARGPIIDNKALAEALKNGQLGGAGIDVFDMEPPLPLEYSLLGSPNTVLTPHIGFATKEAMKRRAQITFENIICWLDGNPQNRVI, encoded by the coding sequence ATGAAAATTGCAGTACTAGAGCCTCTAGGAATAACAGAAAAAGAAATCAGGGCCATTGCTAAACCTATAACTGACAAAGGACATGAGCTAATAATATATAATGATAAGGTAACAGAAATAGAAGCATTAAAAGAAAGAACAAAAGATATGGATGTTGTAGTATTAGCTAATATGCCATTAAAAGGAGAAGTTATAGAATCTAGTGACAAGTTAAAGTTGATTTCAGTAGCATTTACTGGAGTAGATCATGTAGATTTAGAAGTATGCAAAGAAAATCATATAGTGGTTTCAAACTCAGCAGGATATAGTACCCCATCAGTTTCAGAGCTTACATATGGCTTAATAATTTCATTACTTAGAAACATAGTTCCATTAGATGATGCTTCTAGAAAAGGAAAAACCATGACAGGGTTTAACCAAGCAGATTTATATGGTAAAACCTTAGGAGTAATAGGAACTGGTGCCATAGGGAAAAGAGTAGCGGAAATAGGATTAGCCTTTGGATGTAAGGTATTAGCGTATAATAGAACTGAAAATGAAGAACTTAAAAATAAAGGAGTAACATATCTGCCTTTAGAAGAACTATTAGGAGAAAGTGATATAGTAACTATCCATCTTCCATTAACCAAAGATACAAGAGGGCTAATAGATGCAAGGAAGCTAAAATTAATGAAAGAAAATGCATTACTTATAAATACAGCTAGAGGTCCTATTATAGATAATAAAGCCTTAGCGGAGGCATTAAAGAACGGACAGCTAGGAGGAGCGGGCATAGATGTATTTGATATGGAGCCACCACTACCGCTAGAATATTCGTTACTTGGCTCACCAAACACAGTACTAACTCCACACATAGGCTTTGCAACAAAAGAAGCTATGAAAAGAAGAGCGCAGATTACCTTTGAAAACATAATCTGCTGGCTAGATGGAAATCCACAGAATAGAGTGATATAA
- a CDS encoding response regulator transcription factor yields MSNDFDKVLVVDDDIEICNMIEMFLVKEKFQVVKAYDGEEAVKKFTREMPSIVILDIMLPKMDGYDVCREIKKISQVPIIMLTAKGETFDKVLGLRLGADDYMVKPFDPEELIARIRAVLRRTNPKEYSRGEKIIFPSLMIDMDDFSIRLKDEVINLPKKEMELLYFLASNPNKLFTREQLIEQIWGYDFLGETRTVDVHIKRLREKLKDVEDKYEIKTVWGVGYKFEVKKVV; encoded by the coding sequence ATGTCTAATGATTTTGATAAGGTGCTAGTAGTTGACGATGATATAGAAATATGTAATATGATTGAAATGTTTTTGGTGAAAGAAAAGTTTCAGGTAGTAAAGGCATATGATGGTGAAGAAGCAGTAAAAAAATTCACTAGAGAAATGCCAAGTATAGTTATATTAGATATAATGCTTCCTAAAATGGATGGATACGATGTTTGCAGAGAAATAAAGAAGATTAGCCAAGTACCCATAATAATGCTTACTGCTAAAGGAGAGACCTTTGATAAAGTACTAGGTCTTAGACTTGGAGCAGATGATTATATGGTAAAGCCCTTTGATCCTGAGGAGCTTATTGCAAGAATCAGGGCTGTTTTAAGAAGAACTAATCCTAAAGAATATAGCAGGGGCGAAAAAATAATTTTTCCTTCATTGATGATAGATATGGATGATTTTAGTATAAGACTAAAAGATGAAGTCATTAACTTGCCAAAAAAAGAAATGGAGCTTTTATATTTTCTAGCCTCCAATCCTAACAAGTTATTTACAAGAGAGCAGCTCATAGAGCAGATATGGGGATACGACTTTCTAGGAGAAACAAGAACCGTTGATGTTCATATAAAAAGGTTGAGAGAAAAGCTGAAAGATGTTGAAGACAAATATGAGATAAAAACAGTCTGGGGAGTAGGCTACAAATTTGAGGTGAAGAAAGTTGTTTAA
- the thrS gene encoding threonine--tRNA ligase produces MSKINIKLPDGSVRQYDRGVKVIDIAKDISEGLARVVLGANVNGNLLGLNDEVDEDADVQLLKFEDEGGREVFRHTSAHILAQAVKRHFPDAKLAIGPAIKDGFYYDIDVEHRFTPEDLEILEKEMAKIAKEDLEIKKFVLSRDEALEFVKKSDEKYKVELIEDLPEDSVISFYQQGEFVDLCRGPHLPSTKKVKAIKLTSIAGAYWRGDEKRPMLQRIYGTSFEKQKDLDAYLDFLEEAKKRDHRKLGKELDLFSMHGEGPGFPFYHPKGMVLWNTIQDFWKKEHIKRGYGEVKTPLILNEQLWHQSGHWDHYKENMYFTTIDEGQYAIKPMNCPGAMLIYKSQMYSYRDLPLRWAELGQVHRHELAGALHGLMRVRTFTQDDAHLFMLPEQVKEELIKVIDLADYMYQIFGFKYHVELSTRPENSMGTEEQWERATDNLREALEEKGIDYIINEGDGAFYGPKIDFHLEDSIGRTWQCATIQLDFQMPERFDLTYIGQDNEKHRPVMIHRTILGSMERFIGVLIEHYAGKFPVWLSPVQVNVLPISDKFNEYAYEIQNRLQDKDIRVEVDARAEKIGFKIREAQLAKTPYMLIVGEKEAENNLVSVRVRDEGDIGQMAVGDFIAKVVKEVEEKKK; encoded by the coding sequence ATGTCAAAAATAAATATTAAGCTGCCGGATGGCTCGGTTAGACAGTACGACAGGGGAGTAAAGGTCATAGACATAGCAAAGGACATAAGCGAAGGGCTTGCGAGAGTGGTTTTAGGAGCAAATGTAAATGGAAATTTACTTGGACTGAATGATGAAGTAGACGAGGATGCAGACGTACAATTATTAAAATTTGAAGACGAAGGCGGACGTGAGGTATTTAGACATACTAGTGCTCACATATTGGCTCAAGCCGTAAAAAGACATTTTCCAGATGCAAAGCTAGCTATAGGCCCTGCAATTAAAGACGGATTCTATTATGATATAGATGTGGAGCATAGATTTACACCAGAGGATTTAGAAATACTAGAAAAAGAAATGGCTAAAATAGCAAAAGAAGATTTAGAAATTAAGAAATTCGTCCTTTCAAGAGATGAAGCATTGGAATTCGTAAAAAAATCTGACGAAAAGTATAAGGTAGAGCTTATAGAAGATTTACCAGAGGATTCTGTAATTTCATTTTATCAGCAGGGTGAGTTTGTAGATTTATGTCGAGGACCTCATCTACCAAGTACTAAGAAAGTAAAGGCTATTAAGCTAACAAGTATAGCAGGAGCATATTGGAGAGGGGACGAAAAAAGACCCATGCTCCAAAGAATATATGGAACATCCTTCGAAAAACAAAAAGACTTAGATGCATATCTGGATTTCCTTGAGGAAGCAAAGAAAAGAGACCACAGAAAATTAGGCAAAGAGCTTGACTTATTTAGTATGCATGGAGAAGGACCCGGATTTCCATTCTACCATCCAAAAGGAATGGTATTATGGAATACTATACAGGACTTCTGGAAAAAAGAGCATATCAAAAGAGGATATGGAGAGGTCAAAACTCCACTCATATTAAATGAACAATTGTGGCATCAATCAGGACACTGGGATCATTATAAGGAAAACATGTACTTTACAACAATTGACGAAGGACAATATGCTATAAAGCCTATGAATTGTCCAGGTGCAATGCTTATATACAAGTCCCAGATGTATAGCTACAGAGATTTGCCCCTTAGATGGGCTGAATTAGGTCAGGTACACCGCCACGAACTAGCAGGAGCATTACATGGACTTATGAGAGTTAGAACATTTACTCAAGATGATGCTCACTTATTCATGCTGCCAGAGCAGGTTAAGGAAGAACTTATAAAAGTAATAGATTTAGCTGACTATATGTATCAAATATTTGGTTTTAAATACCATGTAGAGCTTTCCACAAGGCCGGAAAACTCTATGGGAACAGAAGAACAGTGGGAAAGAGCTACAGACAACTTAAGAGAAGCGTTAGAGGAAAAGGGTATTGATTATATTATCAATGAAGGCGATGGGGCATTTTACGGCCCTAAGATAGATTTCCACCTAGAAGACAGTATAGGACGTACTTGGCAATGCGCTACCATACAATTAGACTTTCAAATGCCAGAAAGATTCGACTTAACATATATAGGCCAAGACAATGAGAAGCATAGGCCAGTTATGATTCACAGAACTATATTAGGAAGTATGGAAAGGTTTATTGGTGTATTAATAGAGCATTATGCAGGAAAATTCCCTGTATGGCTATCTCCAGTACAAGTAAATGTATTGCCAATATCAGATAAATTCAATGAATATGCTTATGAAATTCAAAACAGGCTTCAAGATAAAGATATAAGAGTTGAAGTCGATGCAAGAGCAGAGAAAATAGGCTTTAAAATAAGAGAGGCCCAGCTTGCAAAAACTCCTTATATGCTAATAGTGGGAGAAAAAGAAGCAGAAAACAACCTAGTATCTGTAAGAGTAAGAGACGAAGGTGATATTGGGCAGATGGCAGTAGGAGATTTTATAGCAAAAGTAGTTAAAGAAGTAGAGGAAAAGAAAAAATAG
- a CDS encoding trypsin-like peptidase domain-containing protein, translating into MDDYNMNNNYNDDSNDSNSLNSNFGTNDVLYTNNNNSLDKSYSTNSSFNMYNSDSENRQYEKRYKKSRLLNIILAFLLIGVMIGGAFTYGILQFNGLGLFKFAEATSPDNNSANNNASTKKLLSTDWYTNPVAKVADEVLPSIVMIKNKVNINRGFEVQQVDKGTGSGIIYRKDGYIITNQHVIDGATELTVTLHDGTEYKGRVLGQDTKTDLAVVKVEANNLPAAKIGDSDNLMVGELAVAIGNPAGEEFSGTVTAGIISALNRSLNIGEKKMKLIQTDAAINPGNSGGALVNQNSEVIGINSIKLSSPEIEGMGFAIPINDALPIINELIQNGYVKRPWIGVGIQGITEVESKQYNIPVGIYVGQVYYNSPAEKAQLKPNDIIVKIDEIKVETTEELSHIIEGHKSGDTIRLTIYRDGKYMDVDVTLDVMPPTTN; encoded by the coding sequence ATGGATGACTATAATATGAATAATAATTATAATGATGATTCTAATGATAGCAATAGCCTAAACAGTAATTTTGGAACAAATGATGTCTTATATACAAACAATAATAATAGCCTAGATAAAAGCTATAGTACAAACAGTAGTTTTAACATGTATAACAGTGACAGCGAGAACAGACAATATGAAAAAAGGTATAAAAAGAGCAGATTATTAAATATTATACTTGCTTTCTTACTTATAGGAGTCATGATAGGAGGAGCATTTACCTATGGGATATTGCAATTCAATGGATTAGGCTTATTTAAATTTGCTGAAGCTACATCTCCAGATAATAATTCTGCCAATAATAATGCTTCTACAAAAAAATTGTTAAGTACAGATTGGTATACAAATCCAGTAGCAAAAGTAGCTGATGAAGTACTTCCATCAATAGTTATGATTAAGAACAAAGTAAATATCAACAGGGGTTTTGAAGTTCAACAAGTAGATAAAGGTACTGGCTCAGGAATCATATACAGAAAAGACGGATATATAATCACAAATCAACACGTTATTGATGGCGCAACAGAGTTAACAGTAACCTTACATGATGGAACTGAATATAAGGGGCGAGTATTAGGTCAAGATACAAAAACTGATTTAGCAGTAGTGAAGGTAGAAGCTAATAATCTTCCAGCAGCTAAAATTGGAGACTCAGACAATTTAATGGTAGGAGAGCTTGCAGTTGCAATAGGTAATCCAGCTGGTGAAGAATTTTCGGGAACTGTAACAGCAGGCATAATAAGTGCTCTAAATCGTTCCTTAAATATTGGAGAAAAGAAAATGAAGCTTATACAAACTGATGCTGCCATAAACCCAGGAAATAGTGGTGGAGCATTAGTTAACCAGAATAGCGAAGTAATAGGAATAAACAGTATAAAGCTTTCATCACCAGAAATAGAGGGTATGGGATTTGCTATTCCAATAAATGATGCACTTCCTATAATAAATGAATTAATACAAAATGGATATGTAAAACGACCTTGGATAGGAGTTGGCATACAGGGTATAACAGAAGTGGAATCAAAGCAGTATAATATCCCAGTTGGTATATATGTAGGGCAAGTATATTATAATAGCCCAGCTGAAAAGGCACAACTCAAACCTAACGATATAATAGTAAAAATAGATGAGATAAAGGTAGAGACAACAGAAGAACTATCACATATTATTGAAGGACATAAGTCTGGAGATACTATTAGGTTGACTATATATAGAGATGGGAAATATATGGATGTAGACGTAACCCTTGATGTAATGCCACCAACAACAAACTAG